A genomic region of Ovis aries strain OAR_USU_Benz2616 breed Rambouillet chromosome 20, ARS-UI_Ramb_v3.0, whole genome shotgun sequence contains the following coding sequences:
- the LOC101119545 gene encoding BOLA class I histocompatibility antigen, alpha chain BL3-7 has product MRVMGPRTLLLLLPGALVLTETWAGSHSLRYVYTAVSRPGLGEPRLIIVGYVDDTQFVRLDSDARDPRMEPRARWVEQEGPEYWDQETRRTKDAAQTFRANLNNLRGYYNQSEAGSHTLQVIYGCDVGPDGRLLQGYDQFTYDGREYIALNEDLRSWTAADTAAQITQRKTEQRGVADDSRNYLEGWCVEWLRRYLETGKDTLLRADPPKAHVTCHPISDREVTLRCWALGFYPEEISLTWQHDEEDQTQDMELVKTRPSGDGTFQKWAALVVPSGEEQRYTCRVQHQGLQEPLTLRWEPPQTSFLTMGIIVGLVLLMVAVVARAVIWRKKHSGREGREGSEFSCLTEGFQVHIEVCLPCSWEIPSTHMGLLVWS; this is encoded by the exons ATGCGGGTCATGGGGCCGAGaaccctcctcctgctgctgccggGGGCGCTGGTCCTGACCGAGACCTGGGCGG GCTCCCACTCCCTGAGGTATGTCTACACCGCCGTGTCCCGGCCCGGCCTCGGGGAGCCCCGCTTGATCATCGTCGGCTACGTGGACGACACGCAGTTCGTGCGGCTCGACAGCGACGCCCGGGATCCGAGGATGGAGCCGCGGGCGCGGTGGGTGGAGCAGGAGGGGCCGGAGTATTGGGATCAGGAGACGCGGAGAACTAAGGACGCCGCACAGACTTTCCGAGCGAACCTGAACAACCTGCGCGGCTACTACAACCAGAGTGAGGCCG GGTCTCACACCCTCCAGGTAATATATGGCTGCGACGTGGGGCCTGACGGGCGTCTTCTCCAGGGGTATGATCAGTTCACCTATGACGGCAGAGAGTACATCGCCCTGAACGAGGACCTGCGCTCCTGGACCGCGGCGGACACGGCGGCCCAGATCACCCAGCGCAAGACTGAGCAGCGCGGTGTGGCGGACGACTCTAGGAACTACCTGGAGGGCTGGTGCGTGGAGTGGCTCCGCAGATACCTAGAGACCGGGAAGGATACGCTGCTGCGCGCAG ACCCTCCGAAGGCACATGTGACCTGTCACCCGATCTCTGACCGCGAGGTCACCCTGAGATGCTGGGCCTTGGGCTTCTACCCTGAGGAGATCTCACTGACCTGGCAGCATGATGAGGAGGACCAGACCCAGGACATGGAGCTTGTGAAGACCAGGCCTTCAGGGGATGGAACCTTCCAGAAGTGGGCAGCCCTGGTGGTGCCTTCTGGAGAGGAGCAGAGATACACGTGCCGTGTGCAGCACCAGGGACTTCAGGAGCCCCTCACCCTGAGATGGG aACCTCCTCAGACCTCCTTCCTCACCATGGGCATCATTGTTGGCCTGGTTCTCCTCATGGTGGCTGTGGTGGCTAGAGCTGTGATCTGGAGGAAGAAGCACTCAggtagggaagggagggagggatctGAGTTTTCTTGTCTCACTGAGGGGTTTCAAGTCCACATAGAAGTTTGCCTGCCTTGTTCCTGGGAAATACCATCCACACATATGGGCTTGCTGGTCTGGAGCTGA
- the LOC101111694 gene encoding LOW QUALITY PROTEIN: BOLA class I histocompatibility antigen, alpha chain BL3-7 (The sequence of the model RefSeq protein was modified relative to this genomic sequence to represent the inferred CDS: substituted 1 base at 1 genomic stop codon), with protein MRVMGPRTLLLLLPGALVLTETWAGPHSLRYVYTAVSRPGRGEPRFIAVGYVDDTQFVRLDSDARDPRMEPRARWVEQEGPEYWDQETQGTKDAAQTFRANLNTLRGYYNQSEAGSHTLQEMYGCDVGPDGRFLRGYDQFAYDGREYIALNEDLRSWTAADTAAQITKSTWEKEGEAEARRNYLEGWCVXSLRRYLEIGKDTLQRADPLKAHVTCHPISDHEVTLRCWALGFYPEEISLTWQHDEEDQTQDMELVKTRPSGDGTFQKWAALVVPSEEEQRYTCRVQHQGLQEPLTLRWEPPQTSFLTMGIIVGLVLLMVAVVARAVIWRKKHSGENGGIYTQAASSKLSSEQSSDV; from the exons ATGCGGGTCATGGGGCCGAGaaccctcctcctgctgctgccggGGGCGCTGGTCCTGACCGAGACCTGGGCGG gcccccaCTCCCTGAGGTATGTCTACACCGCCGTGTCCCGGCCCGGCCGCGGGGAGCCCCGCTTCATCGCCGTCGGCTACGTGGACGACACGCAGTTCGTGCGGCTCGACAGCGACGCCCGGGATCCGAGGATGGAGCCGCGGGCGCGGTGGGTGGAGCAGGAGGGGCCGGAGTATTGGGATCAGGAGACGCAGGGAACTAAGGACGCCGCACAGACTTTCCGAGCGAACCTGAACACCCTGCGCGGCTACTACAACCAGAGTGAGGCCG GGTCTCACACCCTCCAGGAAATGTATGGCTGCGACGTGGGGCCGGACGGGCGTTTCCTCCGCGGATATGATCAGTTCGCCTACGACGGCAGAGAGTACATCGCCCTGAACGAGGACCTGCGCTCCTGGACCGCGGCGGACACGGCGGCTCAGATCACCAAGAGCACGTGGGAGAAGGAAGGTGAGGCAGAGGCTCGCAGGAACTACCTGGAGGGCTGGTGCGTGTAGTCGCTCCGCAGATACCTGGAGATCGGGAAGGACACGCTGCAGCGCGCAG ACCCTCTGAAGGCACATGTGACCTGTCACCCGATCTCTGACCACGAGGTCACCCTGAGATGCTGGGCCTTGGGCTTCTACCCTGAGGAGATCTCACTGACCTGGCAGCATGATGAGGAGGACCAGACCCAGGACATGGAGCTTGTGAAGACCAGGCCTTCAGGGGATGGAACCTTCCAGAAGTGGGCAGCCCTGGTGGTGCCTTCTGAAGAGGAGCAGAGATACACGTGCCGTGTGCAGCACCAGGGGCTTCAGGAGCCCCTCACCCTGAGATGGG aACCTCCTCAGACCTCCTTCCTCACCATGGGCATCATTGTTGGCCTGGTTCTCCTCATGGTGGCTGTGGTGGCTAGAGCTGTGATCTGGAGGAAGAAGCACTCAg GTGAAAACGGAGGGATCTACACTCAGGCTGCAA GCAGTAAACTTTCATCAGAGCAGAGCTCTGATGTGTGA